From a region of the Rathayibacter sp. VKM Ac-2804 genome:
- a CDS encoding glycoside hydrolase family 13 protein — translation MTDTVLTRSGTTEDAQWWRQAAVYQIYPRSFADANGDGIGDLAGILERIPYLRELGIDAVWLSPFYPSALADGGYDVADYRDVDPRIGTLAEFDEMTARLHESGIRVIVDIVPNHSSDLHPWFQEALAAPKGSPARERYVFRDGRGEGGALPPSDWESVFGGPAWEPVGDGQWYLHLFAKEQPDWNWANREIRDDFLETLRFWSDRGVDGFRIDVAHSLVKDLTEPLPTAAEIDGQRLDGSHPFWDRDEVHEVYAEWRALFDSYDPPRTAVAEAWVDASRRARYASPEGLGQAFNFDLLEAGLDAEEFRRLITFNLELAAESGSSTTWVLSNHDVVRHATRYGLPQKGAAETAPAKHWLLSGGAEPVLDRALGLRRARAATLLLLALPGSAYLYQGEELGLHEVAGIPDADRQDPTFFRSGGTDVGRDGCRVPLPWESTGDSFGFGPGGAHLPQPAWFADSSVEAEELAEDSTLALYRRALALRHELQTDESLEWRDAQPGVLHFARPNGWHSVTNLGEEPVELPEGEVLLASAPLDGGLLPPATTVWLR, via the coding sequence GTGACGGACACGGTACTCACCAGGAGCGGCACGACCGAGGACGCCCAGTGGTGGCGGCAGGCGGCCGTCTACCAGATCTACCCGCGGAGCTTCGCGGACGCGAACGGCGACGGGATCGGCGACCTCGCCGGCATCCTCGAGCGCATCCCGTACCTGCGCGAGCTCGGGATCGACGCGGTCTGGCTCAGCCCGTTCTACCCCTCGGCCCTGGCCGACGGCGGCTACGACGTGGCCGACTACCGCGACGTCGACCCGCGGATCGGCACCCTCGCCGAGTTCGACGAGATGACGGCGCGGCTGCACGAGAGCGGCATCCGCGTGATCGTCGACATCGTCCCCAACCACTCCTCCGATCTGCACCCGTGGTTCCAGGAGGCGCTCGCCGCCCCGAAGGGCTCGCCCGCCCGGGAGCGCTACGTCTTCCGCGACGGCCGCGGCGAGGGCGGCGCCCTGCCGCCGAGCGACTGGGAGTCCGTCTTCGGCGGCCCCGCCTGGGAGCCGGTCGGCGACGGCCAGTGGTACCTGCACCTGTTCGCGAAGGAGCAGCCCGACTGGAACTGGGCGAACCGCGAGATCCGCGACGACTTCCTCGAGACCCTGCGCTTCTGGTCCGACCGCGGCGTCGACGGCTTCCGGATCGACGTGGCGCACTCGCTGGTCAAGGACCTCACCGAGCCGCTCCCCACGGCCGCCGAGATCGACGGCCAGCGACTCGACGGCAGCCACCCGTTCTGGGACCGCGACGAGGTGCACGAGGTCTACGCCGAGTGGCGCGCCCTCTTCGACTCCTACGACCCGCCGCGCACCGCCGTCGCCGAGGCCTGGGTCGACGCCTCCCGCCGCGCCCGGTACGCGAGCCCCGAGGGGCTCGGCCAGGCCTTCAACTTCGACCTGCTCGAGGCCGGCCTCGACGCGGAGGAGTTCCGCCGGCTGATCACCTTCAACCTCGAGCTGGCCGCCGAGTCGGGCTCGTCGACCACCTGGGTGCTGTCGAACCACGACGTGGTCCGGCACGCGACCCGCTACGGCCTGCCGCAGAAGGGAGCGGCCGAGACCGCGCCTGCGAAGCACTGGCTGCTCAGCGGGGGAGCGGAGCCGGTGCTCGACCGCGCCCTGGGCCTGCGCCGCGCCCGCGCCGCGACCCTCCTGCTGCTGGCGCTGCCCGGCTCGGCGTACCTCTACCAGGGCGAGGAGCTCGGCCTGCACGAGGTGGCCGGCATCCCGGACGCCGACCGCCAGGACCCGACGTTCTTCCGCAGCGGCGGCACCGACGTCGGCCGCGACGGCTGCCGCGTCCCGCTGCCGTGGGAGTCGACCGGCGACTCCTTCGGCTTCGGCCCCGGCGGCGCGCACCTGCCCCAGCCCGCCTGGTTCGCCGACTCCTCCGTCGAGGCGGAGGAGCTCGCCGAGGACTCGACGCTCGCGCTCTACCGCCGCGCCCTCGCGCTCCGGCACGAGCTGCAGACCGACGAGAGCCTGGAGTGGCGGGACGCGCAGCCCGGCGTGCTGCACTTCGCGCGCCCGAACGGCTGGCACTCGGTGACCAACCTCGGCGAGGAGCCGGTCGAGCTGCCCGAGGGCGAGGTGCTGCTCGCGAGCGCCCCGCTCGACGGCGGCCTGCTGCCGCCCGCCACGACCGTATGGCTGCGCTGA